One genomic window of Candidatus Nitrosopumilus sediminis includes the following:
- a CDS encoding ArsR/SmtB family transcription factor, which yields MTNQLLEFKEIIRSRQSSEQRKTDKQTRKLLLYLFTSTRGGFTRLRIIIHLLDQGYNTHQLAQKLELDYKAVQHHMKVLEKNNMVSKIGEKYGAIFYLSNFLEINIGALDEAIDKLDRKMNKTKIYM from the coding sequence ATGACCAATCAATTATTAGAATTCAAAGAAATCATTAGATCAAGACAATCTTCAGAACAAAGAAAAACCGACAAACAGACTAGGAAACTCTTGCTATACTTATTCACAAGTACTAGAGGCGGCTTTACAAGATTACGAATAATCATTCATTTGTTAGATCAAGGGTATAATACACATCAACTAGCACAAAAACTCGAACTTGATTACAAAGCCGTTCAGCATCACATGAAAGTCCTTGAGAAAAATAATATGGTTTCAAAAATTGGTGAAAAATATGGTGCAATATTTTACTTGTCTAATTTCCTTGAAATTAACATTGGTGCACTTGATGAGGCCATTGACAAATTAGATAGAAAAATGAATAAGACAAAAATCTACATGTGA
- a CDS encoding archaeal proteasome endopeptidase complex subunit alpha translates to MMASRGYDMTPTMYSPDGRIYQVEYAIETVKRGTLAIGVKSKEGVIMAVEEKPRTLQTSNVTQKIFQVDYHIGVAAAGYIPDARVQVDGARFFSQGNRMTYDESVEVATVAKHLADQAHQFTQYGGVRPNGVSMIIAGIDQKGESIYVTDPSGTYVQFAAVAIGAGADDVNAFLEKHYNDDLSLEDAAALAIAAINLKAETKEGVSHIKMAKITSEAKIFEKVSESDLQNYSQNASKFAP, encoded by the coding sequence ATGATGGCATCGCGTGGTTATGATATGACCCCTACAATGTATTCACCAGATGGTAGAATATACCAAGTCGAATATGCAATTGAGACCGTAAAGAGGGGCACATTAGCTATTGGTGTCAAAAGTAAAGAAGGAGTGATCATGGCAGTTGAGGAAAAGCCTCGTACTTTGCAAACTAGTAATGTTACACAGAAAATTTTTCAAGTTGATTATCATATTGGCGTCGCTGCAGCAGGTTACATTCCAGATGCACGTGTTCAAGTAGATGGTGCAAGATTCTTCTCACAAGGAAATAGAATGACATATGATGAATCAGTTGAAGTTGCAACAGTTGCCAAACACCTAGCAGACCAAGCTCATCAATTTACACAGTATGGAGGAGTTCGTCCTAATGGTGTTTCAATGATTATTGCAGGGATTGATCAAAAAGGAGAATCAATCTATGTGACAGATCCTAGTGGAACATATGTTCAATTTGCAGCAGTTGCAATAGGTGCAGGTGCTGATGACGTAAATGCATTTTTAGAAAAACATTACAATGATGATTTGAGTTTGGAAGATGCTGCAGCTTTGGCAATAGCAGCAATTAATCTTAAGGCAGAAACAAAAGAAGGAGTAAGCCACATAAAAATGGCAAAAATCACATCTGAAGCAAAGATCTTTGAGAAAGTTTCAGAATCTGATTTACAAAATTATTCTCAAAACGCATCAAAGTTTGCTCCATAA
- a CDS encoding class I SAM-dependent methyltransferase, producing MEVLREIIPVYDKVNSIISLGKDKEHRIRGISQRVLPGNKILDAGSGFGNMSKTAMRLTDGNISITLYDPLVPMLKNTGTFFEKTLDMANGVFEHIPFRDEEFDAVLCGYSLRDAINLRIAISEIHRVLKKGGRFVIVDLGKPDEVFFRAGVSFYLRCILPILAFVAGGRLGLKFGTLYGTYKRWPKNKKLEQLILEKFSRIEFEKDLMGGAIMVAAYK from the coding sequence ATGGAAGTACTTCGAGAGATCATTCCAGTTTACGACAAAGTCAATTCTATAATTTCATTAGGCAAAGATAAGGAGCATCGAATTCGCGGAATTTCACAAAGAGTACTTCCAGGCAACAAAATCCTGGATGCAGGATCAGGTTTTGGAAACATGTCAAAAACTGCAATGAGATTAACTGATGGTAACATCTCAATTACACTTTATGATCCTCTAGTACCCATGTTAAAAAATACAGGCACATTCTTTGAAAAAACTCTAGATATGGCAAATGGTGTTTTTGAACATATTCCATTTAGAGATGAAGAATTTGACGCAGTATTATGTGGCTATTCATTAAGAGATGCAATCAATTTGAGAATTGCAATATCTGAAATTCATAGAGTATTAAAAAAAGGTGGAAGATTTGTAATAGTAGATTTGGGAAAACCTGATGAAGTATTTTTCCGAGCAGGAGTCTCATTTTATCTTAGATGTATTTTACCGATTCTTGCATTTGTTGCAGGTGGAAGATTAGGATTAAAGTTCGGTACTCTGTATGGAACATACAAAAGATGGCCCAAAAACAAAAAACTAGAACAGTTAATTTTAGAAAAATTCTCAAGAATAGAATTTGAGAAAGATCTTATGGGTGGGGCAATAATGGTTGCAGCATACAAATGA
- a CDS encoding MFS transporter: protein MNRVLILVNITGFIIGISYGLHGPILPVFAKNIIGATYSELGLIGLTNFIPYMFIPLFVGILLDRINNGYLLTLGAAINSASIYLLSIAQSVPEIMGFRIMTGIAHAFFWPPCEAIISNESSEKNRVKHISWFTMFFVIGFMVGPLLGTAFLEGFDITYRILFQIAAFILAAAIISSLLASKKNIKKHQERFTFSSIKEMKRFPEVIILLIFGTSSFGIILTIYPAFLNDSGMSATDILILYFVFGISRVVSLAFAGKLARKTSQTLIAGTIAVSTGLAISMVADSIITFGIALVLMGFGFSIFFPLTLEIILSKTRKKISGKIIGAFETVFGMGWAIGPTIGGPITQSFGNETPYLVFCIIGFVVALFAICVRKKLEPQKILN from the coding sequence ATGAATAGAGTCCTCATTCTTGTCAACATCACGGGTTTTATCATAGGGATTTCATATGGATTACATGGCCCAATTTTGCCAGTATTTGCAAAAAATATCATAGGTGCAACATATTCTGAACTGGGATTAATTGGATTAACAAATTTTATTCCATACATGTTCATCCCATTGTTTGTAGGAATTTTACTAGATAGAATTAACAATGGATATTTACTAACATTGGGTGCCGCAATAAATTCGGCATCAATTTATCTTCTATCGATTGCACAGTCAGTTCCAGAAATTATGGGATTTAGAATTATGACAGGTATAGCACATGCATTTTTTTGGCCCCCATGCGAGGCTATAATTTCAAACGAAAGTTCAGAAAAGAACAGAGTAAAACACATTTCATGGTTTACAATGTTTTTTGTAATTGGATTCATGGTAGGACCATTGCTCGGAACAGCATTCCTTGAAGGGTTTGATATAACATATAGGATTTTATTCCAAATTGCCGCATTTATTCTCGCAGCTGCAATAATTTCTTCACTTTTAGCCTCAAAGAAAAACATAAAGAAACATCAAGAACGGTTCACATTTTCATCAATTAAGGAAATGAAGCGATTTCCCGAAGTTATAATATTGCTAATTTTCGGCACTTCTTCTTTTGGAATAATCCTCACAATTTATCCAGCATTTCTCAATGATAGTGGAATGTCAGCAACAGATATTTTGATATTGTATTTTGTTTTTGGAATATCACGAGTTGTATCTCTTGCATTTGCAGGAAAGTTAGCAAGAAAGACAAGTCAAACTTTGATTGCAGGAACTATTGCAGTCTCAACAGGGTTGGCGATATCGATGGTTGCAGATTCAATCATTACATTTGGAATCGCTTTAGTCCTAATGGGATTTGGATTTAGTATATTTTTCCCATTAACTCTGGAAATAATTTTGAGTAAAACTAGAAAGAAAATTTCAGGCAAAATTATTGGTGCATTTGAAACAGTTTTTGGAATGGGTTGGGCAATAGGGCCAACCATAGGAGGACCAATTACACAATCATTTGGAAATGAAACACCATATCTTGTTTTTTGTATTATAGGATTCGTAGTTGCATTATTTGCAATATGTGTTAGAAAGAAACTAGAACCACAGAAAATCTTGAATTAG
- a CDS encoding P-II family nitrogen regulator, with protein sequence MKKIEAIVPAGTKDAVITAIKKVGVGGVTVHQVQGQGAQDPPLVGQYFSRDMIICVVDDPKLDEVIDAIANVACTGTKGDGKVFVTEIVDALDICTKKRGTMDI encoded by the coding sequence ATGAAAAAAATTGAGGCAATTGTTCCAGCAGGAACAAAAGATGCAGTAATCACTGCAATCAAAAAAGTCGGTGTTGGCGGTGTAACTGTTCATCAAGTTCAAGGACAAGGTGCACAAGATCCTCCTCTAGTTGGACAATATTTCAGTAGAGATATGATTATCTGTGTTGTAGATGATCCTAAATTAGATGAAGTAATAGATGCAATTGCAAATGTTGCTTGTACAGGAACTAAAGGTGACGGCAAAGTCTTTGTAACTGAAATAGTAGATGCACTTGATATTTGCACCAAAAAACGTGGAACAATGGATATCTAA
- a CDS encoding Sec-independent protein translocase subunit TatA/TatB, producing the protein MFDYSLNIGGSEWMIIIFVAIVLILGTGKLPGAARKMGKAVNEYNKAKNEIQDQIKEATEETPKISGPVETEREKLEMIAKSAGVKIGDKTDDELRESIALKMGQKRKEEPEKKE; encoded by the coding sequence ATGTTTGATTATTCATTAAATATTGGCGGCAGTGAATGGATGATCATAATTTTTGTTGCAATTGTTTTGATTTTAGGTACAGGGAAATTACCAGGAGCTGCAAGAAAAATGGGGAAAGCAGTTAACGAATACAACAAAGCAAAAAATGAGATTCAAGACCAAATTAAAGAAGCAACAGAAGAAACACCCAAAATTTCAGGGCCTGTAGAAACAGAGCGAGAAAAGTTAGAAATGATTGCAAAATCAGCAGGAGTAAAAATTGGAGATAAAACAGATGATGAACTAAGGGAAAGCATTGCATTGAAGATGGGGCAAAAAAGAAAAGAAGAACCTGAAAAAAAAGAATAG
- a CDS encoding site-specific DNA-methyltransferase produces MTLLSWSEVLNLKLKKIEINKIYNQNCIEGMSLIPKNKIDLVITDPPFAINFKAKKANYNRTSSRVLSGYNEILPKDYYDFTFAWMSEVFRILKDSGSMYVFSGWNNLKDILRALDDVGFTTVNHVIWKYQFGVVTKKKFVTSHYHCLYVCKDDKKRKFFPFSRFEKDEKTDDGRSLHYKDKEDVWNIKREYWTGDEKTPTKLPSEIIKKLLEYSSEKNDVVFDPFLGSGQVAVVSKSLKRKFLGFEIVPEYYKFAKKRLDTDTYRIKKSK; encoded by the coding sequence ATGACATTATTAAGCTGGAGTGAAGTTTTGAATTTAAAATTGAAAAAAATAGAAATCAACAAAATTTACAATCAAAATTGTATTGAAGGAATGAGTTTAATTCCTAAAAATAAAATTGATCTTGTCATCACTGATCCTCCATTTGCCATAAATTTCAAGGCTAAAAAGGCAAATTACAATCGAACATCATCTCGAGTACTCTCTGGATATAATGAAATCTTGCCTAAGGATTATTATGATTTTACATTTGCTTGGATGAGTGAAGTCTTTCGAATCTTAAAAGATTCTGGAAGCATGTATGTATTTTCAGGATGGAATAACCTCAAAGATATTTTACGTGCATTAGATGATGTTGGGTTTACTACCGTAAATCACGTAATCTGGAAATATCAATTCGGTGTTGTCACTAAAAAGAAATTTGTAACTTCTCATTACCACTGTCTTTATGTCTGCAAGGATGATAAGAAACGAAAATTTTTTCCATTTTCTAGGTTTGAAAAAGATGAAAAAACAGATGATGGACGCAGTCTTCATTATAAGGATAAGGAGGATGTTTGGAATATCAAAAGAGAATATTGGACCGGTGATGAAAAAACTCCTACAAAACTGCCTTCTGAAATAATTAAAAAACTGTTAGAATATTCAAGCGAAAAGAACGATGTTGTATTTGATCCATTTCTTGGTTCAGGTCAAGTTGCAGTAGTTAGCAAGTCTCTAAAAAGAAAATTTCTTGGTTTTGAAATAGTTCCAGAATATTATAAATTTGCTAAGAAACGACTTGATACTGATACGTATAGAATTAAAAAATCAAAATAA
- a CDS encoding DEAD/DEAH box helicase, which produces MKFSCPKCKSKIEIQKTFNKKMHVSCEKCGIEDLLEFSKNPDEVFLEFLSRFDKGLVTERGLSEGLKDEGIVRGESEIKEMIGKNKPDKITEEILYSKKDYISQYKVLSNPEPKMGCKVEDLGLDESITEHLKELNIEKFYRFQQDAIEEITYGENVVIEAPTASGKTEAFLIPVIQRIKKDASEGNVFAIFVYPTKALARDQHPKIQKFAEKIGIKVKVFDGDVKLEERREIIDNPPHILITNFDVLHYHMWHQTKFSSLLASTRILVTDEAHVYSGIFGTNVHYIIKRLKRICTNKLQFVAASATLDDAKEFCQKLFGEKMQKIQGSGKKGQTDFTMLFPSLRTQRALMVELTKKLTQKNHKTMIFNNSHLNSELLAIQAKRQKVNIKVHRAGLMANYRASVERQFKEGNLQAISCTPTLELGIDVGNVDCVISSTIPVNRLIQRIGRAARKGQRGYAFLALGNDPISQYYKNHPEDYFEDIEKIYIDPKNPFVEEFQVLAMACDRPISKHELKEHQEIIEQHIINENLKEFNNRIIPNFDKINSMLNDYSIRGIGKSIDIFLDGKKVGDRVLPIALEELHKDAIYFLAGVRYKVKEFDYPKNNYAKLERIPRDYPYYTKSLTEEWPTIETVFERRNANGIEVAFCKLHIEKKVYGYVNIELGQEITQGEKVQLDAPLEYDFVTKGIVFHAPRPLKVIEESEDEEYTEASGYHATEHVVIEGSNMITGGVSQDLGGISLGASGLIFIYDGAIGGSGASKALYDRFEKALERSMFIVKECPCKNESGCPRCTFSYRCGNNNEYLHKYSALEILERINSGEKTELTDPVEGDKPLV; this is translated from the coding sequence TTGAAGTTCTCATGTCCTAAATGCAAGTCAAAAATTGAAATTCAAAAAACATTCAATAAAAAAATGCACGTATCTTGTGAAAAATGCGGGATTGAGGATCTCTTAGAATTCTCAAAGAATCCAGACGAGGTATTTCTAGAATTTCTTTCAAGGTTTGACAAGGGACTGGTAACAGAAAGAGGACTGTCTGAAGGACTCAAAGACGAGGGAATCGTCAGGGGAGAAAGTGAAATTAAGGAAATGATTGGAAAGAACAAACCAGATAAAATTACAGAAGAAATACTATATTCAAAAAAAGACTATATCTCACAATACAAAGTTTTGAGCAATCCTGAGCCTAAAATGGGCTGCAAAGTAGAAGATTTGGGACTGGATGAATCAATTACAGAGCACCTCAAAGAACTGAATATAGAAAAATTTTACAGATTTCAACAAGATGCGATTGAGGAGATAACATATGGTGAAAATGTCGTAATTGAGGCACCCACTGCATCTGGAAAAACAGAAGCATTTCTAATTCCAGTTATTCAAAGAATAAAAAAAGATGCAAGCGAAGGCAATGTCTTTGCAATCTTTGTATATCCAACTAAAGCATTAGCACGTGACCAACATCCAAAAATTCAAAAATTTGCAGAGAAAATAGGTATCAAAGTCAAGGTCTTTGATGGAGATGTAAAATTAGAAGAACGCAGAGAAATAATAGACAACCCACCTCATATTTTGATCACAAATTTTGATGTTCTGCATTATCACATGTGGCACCAAACAAAATTTTCATCATTACTAGCATCAACTAGGATTCTTGTAACAGATGAGGCTCATGTATACTCTGGGATTTTTGGAACAAATGTTCATTATATAATTAAAAGACTCAAAAGAATTTGCACTAACAAATTACAGTTTGTTGCAGCTTCAGCTACACTTGATGATGCAAAAGAATTCTGTCAAAAGTTGTTCGGGGAAAAGATGCAAAAAATTCAGGGTTCAGGTAAAAAAGGGCAGACAGATTTTACAATGTTATTTCCATCACTTCGAACACAGAGGGCACTCATGGTAGAATTGACAAAGAAACTAACTCAAAAAAATCACAAGACAATGATTTTTAATAATTCGCATCTAAATTCTGAATTACTAGCAATACAGGCAAAAAGACAAAAAGTGAACATCAAAGTTCACAGGGCAGGATTGATGGCAAATTACAGAGCATCAGTTGAGAGGCAATTCAAAGAAGGGAATTTACAAGCAATATCATGCACTCCTACGCTTGAATTAGGCATAGATGTGGGCAATGTTGACTGTGTAATATCATCTACCATTCCAGTAAACAGACTAATCCAAAGAATAGGAAGAGCCGCAAGAAAAGGTCAAAGAGGATATGCATTTTTGGCATTAGGAAATGATCCAATATCACAATACTACAAAAATCATCCAGAGGACTATTTTGAAGACATTGAAAAAATATACATCGATCCCAAGAACCCATTTGTTGAAGAATTCCAAGTATTGGCCATGGCATGTGATAGACCCATATCAAAACACGAACTAAAAGAACATCAAGAAATTATTGAACAACACATCATTAATGAGAATTTAAAGGAGTTTAACAATAGGATCATTCCAAATTTTGATAAAATTAATTCCATGTTAAATGACTATAGCATTAGAGGGATTGGAAAATCAATTGATATTTTTCTTGATGGAAAAAAAGTGGGCGACAGAGTGTTGCCAATTGCATTAGAAGAACTACATAAAGATGCAATCTATTTTCTAGCAGGTGTACGTTACAAAGTAAAAGAATTTGATTATCCAAAAAACAACTATGCAAAACTAGAGCGAATTCCAAGAGACTATCCATACTATACAAAATCATTAACAGAGGAATGGCCAACTATTGAAACAGTTTTTGAGAGAAGAAATGCAAATGGTATTGAAGTTGCATTCTGTAAATTGCACATAGAAAAAAAAGTATACGGTTATGTCAATATCGAATTAGGGCAAGAGATAACTCAAGGTGAAAAAGTTCAACTAGATGCTCCTTTAGAATATGATTTTGTTACAAAGGGAATTGTATTTCATGCACCCAGACCTCTCAAAGTGATTGAAGAATCAGAAGATGAGGAATATACAGAAGCCAGTGGATATCATGCAACAGAACATGTTGTAATAGAAGGCAGTAATATGATTACAGGTGGAGTATCACAAGATTTGGGAGGTATATCATTGGGTGCATCAGGCTTGATTTTCATCTATGATGGGGCAATCGGTGGGAGTGGTGCAAGCAAAGCCCTCTATGACAGATTTGAGAAAGCCCTAGAACGTAGCATGTTCATAGTAAAGGAATGTCCTTGTAAAAACGAATCAGGATGTCCCAGATGCACGTTCTCCTACAGATGTGGCAACAACAACGAGTATCTACACAAATATTCAGCATTGGAAATTTTAGAGAGAATTAATTCAGGAGAAAAAACGGAGCTGACAGATCCTGTTGAAGGAGATAAACCTCTAGTATAA
- a CDS encoding SDR family oxidoreductase produces MEKVALVTGSSSGIGLETALSLARDGYHTFASMRHTEKAGELEHAAKKENLSIKVIELDVDKEESIVSAIKKIVAECGRLDVLVNNAGYGQFGCTEDVTVDDFRRQFETNFFSVVRIIQEVAPIMRKQGSGSIINISSVAGRMGLPGSPAYISSKFALEGLGECLRYELGQFGIKTTLIEPGVIKTNFFNSMKVPESKADPKYKELTDNILAGLKMMVEMGTPPSQVADVVMKAIHDDEMLPRYVVGTDAAMFMEAKKMKTDLEFEKYLSKEIFPS; encoded by the coding sequence ATGGAAAAAGTAGCTCTAGTAACTGGCAGTTCATCAGGGATTGGTTTGGAGACAGCGCTATCATTGGCAAGAGATGGATATCATACATTTGCCAGTATGAGACATACTGAAAAAGCTGGAGAACTAGAGCATGCTGCAAAAAAAGAGAATCTTTCTATCAAAGTAATTGAGTTAGATGTAGATAAAGAAGAATCAATTGTTTCTGCAATCAAAAAAATTGTTGCAGAATGTGGAAGACTAGATGTACTAGTTAACAATGCAGGGTATGGACAGTTTGGATGTACAGAAGATGTAACAGTTGATGATTTTAGAAGACAGTTTGAGACAAATTTCTTCAGTGTTGTAAGAATCATACAAGAAGTTGCACCAATCATGAGAAAACAGGGTTCAGGAAGCATTATCAACATTAGCTCCGTTGCAGGACGAATGGGGCTACCAGGTTCCCCAGCTTACATTAGCTCAAAATTTGCATTGGAAGGCTTGGGCGAATGTTTAAGATATGAGCTTGGACAGTTTGGAATTAAAACCACACTTATTGAGCCAGGTGTTATCAAAACAAACTTTTTCAATTCAATGAAAGTTCCAGAATCAAAGGCAGATCCTAAATACAAAGAGTTGACTGACAATATTTTGGCAGGATTGAAAATGATGGTAGAAATGGGTACCCCACCATCACAGGTTGCAGATGTTGTAATGAAGGCAATTCATGATGATGAAATGCTACCACGATATGTGGTAGGTACTGATGCGGCCATGTTTATGGAGGCAAAAAAGATGAAAACAGACCTAGAATTTGAGAAATATCTGAGTAAAGAGATATTTCCTAGCTGA
- a CDS encoding DNA topoisomerase I, translated as MKWKTLQHNGILFPPAYEAQGIKIKIKGEPVNLDLNQEEMVYQWAKKKDTPYVQDKVFQKNFTADFAKTLDSKFKKISYEDIDFSNAYKIVDKEKDLKEMMTKEEKKSLAAKRKELREKLKEKFGIAIMDGKEVEVGNYMAEPPGIFIGRGEHPLRGRWKPRVTAKDVTLNLGKEAKVPEGKWGKIIHDKNSMWLASWMDFLTQKRKYVWLADTAGLKQDRDKEKYEKAVKLAKEINKIKDRIVKDMKSKDPKISRIATACYLIYRTAMRVGDEKDPEEADTVGATTLRKEHIKITPNAIEFDFLGKDSVRWQETVVAEGHDKQFHENLKKLVEKKKPKDEIFDDITSRHVNQYYSSIVKGLTAKVFRTYLATTVVKNYLVEHDNMKGKTATEKLYHAKLANLEAAMMCNHKRTIPKTFEQSLQKKRDTLKKVEKEQAWKKTQETLKKVEASEPKTDAQKKTKAKRIKTLNEQIKKQKSKHKERLEKLELQIDLSEKTKDYNIGTSLRNYIDPRVFKAWTDEVGAEWEKLYTSALQKKFLWVKNENVSWQDLKGN; from the coding sequence ATGAAATGGAAAACTCTACAACATAATGGAATCCTGTTCCCTCCTGCATATGAGGCTCAAGGAATCAAGATAAAGATCAAAGGAGAGCCTGTAAATCTTGATCTCAACCAAGAAGAAATGGTGTACCAGTGGGCAAAAAAGAAAGATACACCATATGTCCAAGACAAAGTTTTTCAGAAGAATTTTACTGCAGATTTTGCTAAAACACTAGATTCAAAATTTAAAAAAATTTCATATGAAGATATTGATTTTTCAAATGCTTACAAAATAGTTGACAAGGAAAAAGACCTCAAAGAGATGATGACTAAAGAAGAAAAGAAATCCCTTGCAGCAAAAAGAAAAGAATTGCGAGAAAAACTAAAAGAGAAATTTGGTATTGCCATCATGGATGGCAAAGAAGTAGAAGTTGGAAATTATATGGCAGAACCACCTGGAATTTTTATCGGGAGGGGGGAACATCCACTAAGAGGTAGGTGGAAGCCTCGAGTTACTGCAAAGGACGTAACCCTAAACCTTGGAAAAGAGGCAAAAGTACCAGAAGGCAAATGGGGCAAGATAATTCATGATAAAAATTCAATGTGGCTAGCAAGCTGGATGGATTTTCTGACACAAAAAAGAAAATACGTATGGCTTGCAGATACTGCGGGATTAAAACAAGATAGAGACAAAGAAAAATATGAAAAAGCAGTAAAGCTTGCCAAGGAAATTAACAAGATTAAAGACAGAATTGTCAAAGATATGAAAAGTAAAGATCCTAAAATTAGCAGAATTGCCACTGCCTGTTATTTGATTTATAGAACTGCTATGAGGGTAGGAGACGAAAAAGATCCAGAAGAGGCAGATACCGTAGGTGCCACAACTCTGAGAAAAGAGCATATCAAAATTACTCCCAACGCTATTGAATTTGATTTTCTAGGAAAAGACAGTGTCAGATGGCAAGAGACAGTGGTTGCAGAAGGACATGATAAGCAATTTCATGAAAATCTCAAGAAACTAGTAGAGAAGAAAAAACCAAAAGATGAAATTTTTGACGACATAACTTCAAGACATGTCAATCAGTATTATTCTAGCATAGTAAAGGGCTTGACTGCCAAGGTATTCAGAACATACCTTGCAACAACTGTTGTCAAAAACTATCTTGTTGAGCATGATAACATGAAAGGCAAAACAGCTACAGAGAAACTATACCATGCAAAATTGGCAAATCTTGAAGCTGCTATGATGTGTAACCATAAAAGAACAATTCCTAAGACGTTTGAGCAGTCATTACAAAAGAAAAGAGATACTTTGAAAAAAGTTGAAAAAGAGCAAGCATGGAAGAAAACTCAAGAGACTCTCAAAAAAGTTGAAGCAAGTGAACCTAAAACGGATGCACAAAAGAAAACCAAAGCAAAAAGAATCAAGACATTAAACGAGCAAATTAAAAAACAAAAATCAAAACACAAAGAAAGATTAGAAAAATTAGAGTTACAAATCGATTTATCTGAAAAAACCAAAGATTACAACATTGGAACATCATTAAGAAACTACATAGATCCTCGTGTTTTCAAAGCATGGACTGACGAAGTAGGAGCAGAATGGGAGAAATTGTATACATCAGCGTTACAAAAGAAATTCCTCTGGGTAAAAAATGAGAATGTATCTTGGCAGGATTTAAAGGGAAATTAG
- a CDS encoding transcription initiation factor IIB, translating to MTTIQIIKKTKLFCDYCHASKFVTDQITGEIICSSCGFVISENAEDRGLERRLISNTSDTARTGPGLTLKMHDKGLNTRIGVQNKDSVGKPLSAKTTQMFGRLRKWDSRSQTKNSAEKNLRFALIEFDKVQSKLGLSDTVVERASLFYRKAIERNLIRGRTVKSIAAACLYASCRDLEHHRTLTEIAIQFVIKRKEIARAYRILFRELGFTVSVVDPIKSINKIASKIGSSEKVIRKATQILTAAQDAEIIAGKNPEIMAAAAIYAACVITGELKSQIEIAEAANTSTVSIRNRIQEFKTKLDLFSTMI from the coding sequence TTGACCACAATACAGATAATTAAAAAAACAAAGCTATTTTGTGATTATTGCCATGCTTCAAAATTTGTAACTGATCAAATCACTGGTGAAATCATTTGCTCAAGTTGCGGATTCGTTATTTCAGAAAATGCCGAAGATAGAGGATTGGAGCGCAGACTGATTTCAAATACGTCTGATACTGCTAGAACAGGTCCTGGACTGACACTCAAAATGCATGACAAGGGATTGAATACGCGAATAGGAGTGCAAAATAAGGATTCGGTTGGAAAACCACTTTCAGCGAAAACAACCCAGATGTTTGGCAGATTGCGAAAATGGGATAGTAGATCACAGACAAAAAACTCTGCAGAGAAGAATCTCAGATTTGCCCTCATAGAATTTGACAAAGTACAATCAAAATTAGGCCTATCAGATACCGTAGTTGAACGAGCATCTCTTTTTTACAGAAAGGCAATAGAGAGAAACCTTATTCGAGGCAGAACTGTGAAATCTATTGCAGCAGCGTGCTTGTATGCTTCATGTCGAGATTTAGAACACCATAGAACTCTAACGGAAATCGCAATTCAATTTGTAATCAAAAGAAAAGAGATTGCGCGAGCATACCGAATATTGTTTAGAGAATTAGGATTTACTGTATCTGTAGTTGATCCAATAAAATCGATTAATAAAATTGCAAGTAAGATAGGCTCATCTGAAAAAGTAATTCGTAAAGCAACACAAATTTTGACTGCAGCCCAAGATGCAGAAATTATTGCTGGTAAAAATCCAGAGATCATGGCAGCTGCCGCAATTTATGCAGCATGTGTAATTACAGGAGAATTAAAATCTCAAATAGAAATTGCAGAAGCTGCAAACACTAGCACGGTTTCTATAAGAAATAGAATACAGGAATTTAAAACAAAATTAGATTTGTTTTCTACAATGATTTAA
- a CDS encoding CxxC-x17-CxxC domain-containing protein, producing MSEDRKMYKCTCADCGKDSEVPFEPKPDRPVYCKECLPKHRK from the coding sequence ATGTCAGAAGACAGAAAAATGTACAAATGTACATGTGCAGATTGTGGCAAAGATTCAGAAGTTCCTTTTGAACCAAAACCAGATAGACCTGTATATTGTAAAGAATGTTTACCAAAACATAGAAAGTAG